In a genomic window of Zingiber officinale cultivar Zhangliang chromosome 9B, Zo_v1.1, whole genome shotgun sequence:
- the LOC122022845 gene encoding uncharacterized protein LOC122022845, which yields MALGLRDAPAALPDGDPRVGSWGRGSERPRGGWRAGDDPSGGRATIAMWNDNVTSLPLDLAVEFCVHLVSTSTTPRKDIKCLQESCKVFHEASRARKVGKFMNVRRELELSLNWFNKKEYFELLRACVNCDNFDAYFILGLEEVFNLKEKTLGLDHLHKAKVGNHTVASYMLGMILFQEPETRSLAVEILNKLVAADGSRVSTAAPSDDGTLIRGCRMEAKEVIRRMTWEKPKRVNSLCPNQRCGRVFRTRDWDLWSYDENRIFCSDVCRWRHELALLAKS from the exons ATGGCTCTGGGGCTCCGTGATGCGCCTGCGGCGCTGCCAGATGGAGATCCCCGTGTAGGGTCGTGGGGGCGTGGATCCGAGAGACCCAGGGGAGGGTGGCGGGCCGGGGACGACCCCAGCGGCGGCAGAG CTACCATTGCAATGTGGAACGATAATgtcacctctcttcctcttgatctcgcTGTGGAGTTTTGTGTCCACCTCGTCTCCACTTCTACTACACCACGCAAAGACATAAAATGTTTGCAAGAATC GTGCAAAGTTTTCCATGAAGCATCGAGAGCGAGAAAGGTAGGGAAATTCATGAACGTTCGGAGGGAGTTGGAACTTAGTCTTAACTGGTTCAATAAGAAAGAGTACTTCGAGTTGCTTCGTGCTTGTGTCAATTGTGACAACTTCGATGCTTACTTCATCCTCGGCctt GAAGAGGTGTTCAACCTGAAAGAGAAAACGCTAGGATTGGACCATCTGCACAAGGCCAAAGTAGGCAACCACACAGTGGCAAGTTACATGCTCGGCATGATCCTGTTTCAGGAGCCTGAGACACGTTCACTCGCGGTGGAGATATTGAACAAGTTGGTTGCTGCGGACGGCAGTAGAGTAAGCACTGCAGCACCATCCGACGATGGCACCTTGATTCGAGGGTGCAGAATGGAGGCAAAAGAGGTCATAAGGCGCATGACTTGGGAGAAACCAAAGCGAGTCAACTCGCTGTGTCCAAATCAGCGATGCGGGAGAGTCTTCAGAACCCGCGATTGGGACTTGTGGTCGTATGACGAGAATCGAATCTTTTGCAGCGACGTATGTAGATGGAGGCATGAGTTAGCGCTACTAGCTAAATCTTGA